A region of Paractinoplanes abujensis DNA encodes the following proteins:
- a CDS encoding putative bifunctional diguanylate cyclase/phosphodiesterase, protein MSAKRIQACFGAWVVALTVVFYTLPQFSMYTWATIGLSASAMVLVGIRVHRPSRRLPWFLLSAVVASFTLGDTTYNVLTDFLGDANPFPSLADLFYLAVYPMLAAALLVFIRARSGTDNRAALLDALVPTAGMGLLSWVFLISPYVHDTDLTFLEKAVSVGYPLGDVLALAMFARLLTAGGRKPAALTVLVVGVSSLLVTDVLYGLRQLAGTWQVGGPVDAGWVLFYTAIAMSALHPSMRELTFSERVVPSMAGGRRLAMMSIAALIAPAVLLIEDLGGGVKDAPMIATASGVMFLLVMARVAGLMQSQRETAARERTLRLTGADLVAASSVVQAGAALRRAIADIVPAGEDYRFFMRGVDADPGTPTGVMSTSLVWLADLPAPVRAELGDFDWVLRAESIAAGRTADGPPRRHQVYLSGSEELLTALEPSFEALMAQGTMAVERINLTDEVNRRSSEDYFRALIQSASDVILIVGDDETIRYASPSALPVFGRTDLVGMPLSRLIAATDHAELRHLLDQVRGGRGPRDGVDLTAISGDDLLLQVECTCRDLRDEPAVDGLVVTIRDVTERRRLENDLAHQAFHDALTGLANRALFQNRLEHAATFAAERRHEVAVLFVDLDDFKEVNDSLGHAAGDQLLTVVGRRITEAVGPMSTVARTGGDEFAVLIDHVGGGDEPERIAELIVAVLAQPIEVIDATGATHLVNGAASVGLATSGEAAGISELLRRADVAMYGAKTEGKNTWQRYQDQMHEAMLRRLEMRSALNEAVAGGQMRLRFQPIVDLPTGEVAGLEALVRWQHPARGLLGPNEFIELSEENGSVVAIGGWVLREALRTFAEWRHTEFGSHMRYVSVNVSARQFRTPGFVDEVRSVLADTGARAEWLLLEVTESLVLHDADQVWRDLGELRAMGVRIAIDDFGTGYSSLSYLSQMPVDVLKIDKSFIDDILDSRQQMALVETIVNLARTLELSVVAEGIELDGHRAALKAMGCSYGQGYLFSKPITSDEFQDYLRSRHSAVSL, encoded by the coding sequence ATGTCGGCCAAGCGCATACAGGCGTGTTTCGGTGCGTGGGTTGTCGCTCTCACCGTCGTCTTCTACACGCTGCCGCAGTTCAGCATGTACACCTGGGCGACGATCGGGCTGTCGGCGTCGGCCATGGTGCTCGTCGGCATCCGGGTGCACCGGCCCTCACGCCGGCTGCCCTGGTTCCTGCTGTCGGCGGTCGTGGCCAGCTTCACGCTGGGCGACACGACCTACAACGTGCTCACCGACTTCCTCGGCGACGCGAACCCGTTCCCGTCCCTGGCCGACCTGTTCTACCTGGCCGTCTATCCGATGCTGGCCGCGGCGCTGCTGGTCTTCATCCGTGCCCGCTCGGGCACCGACAACCGCGCCGCCCTGCTCGACGCCCTGGTGCCGACGGCCGGCATGGGCCTGCTCTCGTGGGTCTTCCTGATCTCCCCGTACGTGCACGACACCGACCTGACGTTCCTGGAGAAGGCGGTCTCGGTCGGCTACCCGCTCGGTGACGTGCTGGCGCTGGCCATGTTCGCCCGCCTGCTGACCGCCGGTGGCCGCAAGCCCGCCGCGCTGACCGTGCTCGTCGTGGGCGTCTCCAGCCTTCTGGTCACCGACGTCCTGTACGGCCTGCGCCAGCTGGCCGGCACGTGGCAGGTCGGCGGCCCGGTCGACGCCGGCTGGGTGCTGTTCTACACCGCCATCGCGATGTCGGCCCTGCACCCGTCGATGCGCGAGCTGACCTTCAGCGAGCGCGTCGTGCCGAGCATGGCGGGCGGCCGCCGCCTGGCCATGATGTCGATCGCCGCGCTGATCGCCCCGGCCGTGCTGTTGATCGAGGACCTGGGCGGCGGGGTCAAGGACGCCCCGATGATCGCCACCGCGTCCGGCGTGATGTTCCTGCTCGTGATGGCCCGCGTGGCCGGGCTGATGCAGTCGCAGCGCGAGACCGCGGCCCGCGAGCGCACCCTGCGCCTGACCGGGGCCGACCTGGTCGCGGCGAGCAGTGTCGTGCAGGCCGGGGCCGCCCTGCGCCGGGCCATCGCCGACATCGTGCCGGCCGGCGAGGACTACCGCTTCTTCATGCGCGGCGTCGACGCCGACCCGGGCACCCCGACCGGCGTCATGTCGACCAGCCTGGTCTGGCTGGCCGACCTGCCCGCCCCGGTCCGGGCCGAGCTGGGCGACTTCGACTGGGTCCTGCGCGCCGAGTCGATCGCCGCCGGCCGTACCGCCGACGGCCCGCCCCGCCGCCACCAGGTCTACCTGTCCGGCTCGGAGGAGCTGCTGACCGCGCTCGAGCCGTCCTTCGAGGCGCTGATGGCCCAGGGCACCATGGCCGTGGAGCGCATCAACCTGACCGACGAGGTCAACCGGCGCAGCAGCGAGGACTACTTCCGCGCGCTGATCCAGAGCGCCTCCGACGTGATCCTGATCGTCGGCGACGACGAGACCATCCGGTACGCCAGCCCGTCCGCCCTGCCGGTCTTCGGGCGCACCGACCTGGTCGGCATGCCGCTGTCCCGGCTGATCGCGGCCACCGACCACGCCGAGCTGCGGCACCTGCTCGACCAGGTGCGCGGCGGCCGCGGCCCGCGCGACGGCGTCGACCTGACCGCCATCTCCGGCGACGACCTGCTGCTGCAGGTCGAGTGCACCTGCCGGGACCTGCGCGACGAGCCCGCCGTGGACGGCCTGGTCGTCACCATCCGCGACGTCACCGAGCGCCGCCGCCTCGAGAACGACCTGGCCCACCAGGCGTTCCACGACGCGCTGACCGGCCTGGCCAACCGGGCCCTGTTCCAGAACCGGCTCGAGCACGCGGCCACGTTCGCCGCCGAGCGCCGGCACGAGGTGGCCGTCCTCTTCGTCGACCTCGACGACTTCAAAGAGGTCAACGACAGCCTGGGCCACGCCGCGGGCGATCAGCTGCTGACCGTCGTGGGCCGGCGCATCACCGAGGCGGTCGGGCCGATGAGCACCGTGGCCCGCACCGGCGGCGACGAGTTCGCCGTGCTGATCGACCACGTCGGCGGCGGCGACGAGCCCGAGCGGATCGCCGAGCTGATCGTGGCCGTGCTGGCCCAGCCGATCGAGGTCATCGACGCCACCGGCGCCACCCACCTCGTCAACGGGGCGGCCAGCGTCGGCCTGGCCACCAGCGGCGAGGCGGCCGGGATCAGCGAGCTGCTGCGCCGGGCCGACGTGGCCATGTACGGCGCCAAGACCGAGGGCAAGAACACCTGGCAGCGCTATCAGGACCAGATGCACGAGGCGATGCTGCGCCGGCTCGAGATGCGTTCCGCGCTCAACGAGGCGGTCGCGGGCGGCCAGATGCGCCTGCGCTTCCAGCCCATCGTCGACCTGCCCACCGGTGAGGTGGCCGGCCTGGAGGCGCTGGTGCGCTGGCAGCACCCGGCGCGCGGGCTGCTCGGCCCCAACGAGTTCATCGAGCTCTCCGAGGAGAACGGCTCGGTCGTGGCGATCGGCGGCTGGGTACTGCGCGAGGCGCTGCGCACCTTCGCCGAGTGGCGGCACACCGAGTTCGGCAGCCACATGCGCTACGTCAGCGTCAACGTCTCGGCCCGGCAGTTCCGTACGCCCGGCTTCGTCGACGAGGTGCGCTCGGTGCTCGCCGACACCGGCGCCCGGGCCGAGTGGCTGCTGCTCGAGGTCACCGAGAGCCTGGTGCTGCACGACGCCGACCAGGTGTGGCGCGACCTCGGCGAGCTGCGCGCGATGGGCGTGCGGATCGCCATCGACGACTTCGGCACCGGCTACTCGTCGCTCAGCTACCTGAGCCAGATGCCGGTGGACGTCCTGAAGATCGACAAGTCGTTCATCGACGACATCCTCGACAGCCGGCAGCAGATGGCGCTGGTCGAGACCATCGTCAACCTGGCCCGCACGCTCGAACTGTCGGTCGTGGCCGAGGGCATCGAACTCGACGGGCACCGCGCCGCACTCAAGGCGATGGGCTGCTCGTACGGCCAGGGCTACCTGTTCTCCAAGCCGATCACCTCCGACGAGTTCCAGGACTACCTGCGCTCGCGGCACTCCGCAGTCTCCCTCTAA
- a CDS encoding zinc ribbon domain-containing protein encodes MTYPCPHCGAPASPESGCPSCGRGPDPDAIEVVRADAEMAELNRQLIPARLAVADLEAKLAQVWNRRQAAAMRVRAQLPAAAPVREKEVSNRLVQNTLYVLGGLLLGVAAIVFTAVAWAQFGVGGRAVVLAGFTGAALAVPFLALRRRLTGTAETFAAIGLLLMLLDGYAAWYVDLFGVAGGSGWGYAAAVFAVTAAVAAGYEHLTGLAGPRFAALLAAQPVLPLLVAAAAPGPVVWGFTFAAVAALDVAVLAVRRGGLGLAAVLVGSLAALTAAGIAVTTLFDTEDPGPAVGRGAVLLTAALVVLAGALVAAAPVARQIADGLVVVALAVAVGRVAVLLAPAEVNALPVVALVVLLIAVLVVVVPWAGLGARIGAGAALAAPAVFAFGWAVVEAFRTLLAAHFDEAQPRAGWPLPIALALLGAAVVLLVPAAWRLFAALAAAGLIALTGLHLPWWGAPIVELVVVAAALAVALRVSRAAVFVALPLVVHAVATGLAEPGVAAGVFAAVAALGCTTAALARDDLRTANLLTGLLAVPAAAWTGAAALTDDLLPQALAVLAASALITVVRRWPAEVAAHTGATFALLLVISDGEQAAIVCGLWGLVLAVRARRPGYLLAAVAAEVIAGLLVLASNGVTTLEAYTVPAAAVALLAGVLFGRGSSSWAAYGPALAAALLPSLASVFAADGQYWRRLLLGVAAVAVLVAGAAFRLRAPVLAGGGVLVALALHELAQLWDLIPRWIPLATAGLLLVLIATTLERRRRDLHRFRTVLQKMS; translated from the coding sequence ATGACGTACCCCTGCCCGCACTGCGGCGCCCCGGCCTCGCCGGAGAGCGGCTGCCCGTCCTGCGGCCGCGGCCCCGACCCGGACGCGATCGAGGTCGTCCGCGCGGACGCCGAGATGGCCGAGCTGAACCGGCAGCTGATCCCGGCCCGGCTGGCCGTGGCCGACCTGGAGGCGAAGCTCGCGCAGGTGTGGAACCGGCGTCAGGCCGCCGCGATGCGGGTGCGGGCGCAACTGCCCGCCGCCGCCCCCGTGCGGGAGAAGGAAGTTTCGAACCGCCTCGTGCAGAACACCCTGTACGTCCTCGGCGGTCTGCTGCTGGGCGTGGCCGCGATCGTGTTCACAGCGGTGGCCTGGGCCCAGTTCGGGGTGGGCGGGCGGGCCGTCGTGCTGGCCGGGTTCACCGGCGCCGCCCTGGCCGTGCCGTTCCTCGCGCTGCGCCGCCGGTTGACGGGCACGGCCGAGACGTTCGCCGCGATCGGTCTGCTGCTGATGCTGCTGGACGGGTACGCCGCCTGGTACGTCGACCTATTCGGCGTGGCCGGCGGTTCCGGCTGGGGTTATGCGGCCGCGGTGTTCGCCGTGACGGCCGCCGTCGCCGCCGGTTACGAGCACCTCACCGGGCTGGCCGGCCCGCGCTTCGCCGCCCTGCTGGCCGCCCAGCCGGTGCTGCCGCTGCTGGTCGCGGCGGCCGCGCCCGGCCCGGTGGTGTGGGGCTTCACCTTCGCCGCGGTGGCCGCCCTCGACGTCGCCGTGCTGGCCGTCCGGCGCGGCGGTCTGGGCCTGGCCGCGGTGCTCGTGGGCAGCCTGGCCGCCCTCACCGCGGCCGGGATCGCCGTGACCACTTTGTTCGACACCGAGGACCCGGGGCCGGCCGTGGGCCGGGGCGCGGTGCTGCTGACCGCGGCGCTCGTGGTGCTGGCCGGGGCCCTGGTCGCCGCGGCTCCCGTGGCCCGGCAGATCGCGGACGGCCTGGTGGTCGTGGCGCTGGCCGTCGCCGTGGGCCGGGTGGCCGTGCTGCTGGCGCCGGCCGAGGTCAACGCCCTGCCCGTCGTGGCTCTGGTCGTCCTGCTGATCGCTGTGCTGGTCGTGGTCGTGCCGTGGGCCGGGCTGGGCGCCCGCATCGGCGCCGGGGCCGCGCTCGCCGCGCCCGCCGTGTTCGCCTTCGGCTGGGCCGTGGTCGAGGCGTTCCGGACGCTGCTGGCCGCCCATTTCGACGAGGCGCAGCCGCGCGCGGGCTGGCCCCTCCCGATCGCGCTGGCGTTGCTCGGCGCGGCCGTGGTCCTGCTGGTTCCCGCGGCCTGGCGGCTGTTCGCGGCGCTGGCCGCGGCCGGCCTGATCGCCCTCACCGGCCTGCACCTGCCCTGGTGGGGCGCCCCGATCGTCGAGCTCGTGGTCGTCGCGGCGGCCCTGGCGGTGGCGCTGCGGGTCAGCCGGGCCGCCGTGTTCGTCGCGCTGCCGCTCGTCGTGCACGCCGTCGCGACCGGCCTGGCCGAGCCGGGGGTGGCCGCGGGCGTCTTCGCCGCCGTGGCCGCGCTCGGCTGCACCACCGCGGCCCTGGCCCGCGACGACCTGCGGACCGCGAACCTGCTGACCGGTCTGCTGGCGGTGCCCGCCGCCGCCTGGACGGGGGCGGCCGCGCTGACCGACGACCTCCTGCCGCAGGCGCTCGCCGTCCTGGCCGCCTCCGCCCTGATCACGGTGGTCCGGAGGTGGCCGGCCGAGGTCGCCGCGCACACCGGCGCGACGTTCGCGCTGCTGCTCGTCATCAGCGATGGCGAACAGGCCGCCATCGTGTGCGGTCTCTGGGGTCTGGTGCTGGCGGTGCGGGCGCGCCGCCCGGGCTACCTGCTGGCCGCCGTGGCCGCCGAGGTGATCGCGGGGCTCCTGGTGCTCGCCAGCAACGGCGTCACCACGCTGGAGGCGTACACCGTGCCCGCCGCCGCGGTCGCCCTGCTGGCCGGCGTGCTGTTCGGCCGGGGCAGCTCGAGCTGGGCCGCCTACGGCCCCGCGCTGGCGGCCGCGCTGCTGCCCAGCCTGGCCTCGGTGTTCGCGGCCGACGGGCAGTACTGGCGGCGTCTGCTGCTCGGGGTGGCCGCGGTGGCGGTCCTGGTCGCCGGGGCGGCGTTCCGGCTGCGGGCGCCCGTGCTGGCCGGTGGCGGTGTCCTGGTCGCCCTGGCCCTGCACGAGCTGGCCCAGCTGTGGGACCTGATCCCGCGGTGGATCCCGCTGGCCACGGCGGGCCTGCTGCTGGTGCTGATCGCGACCACGCTCGAGCGCCGCCGCCGTGATCTGCACCGGTTTCGCACCGTGCTGCAGAAAATGAGCTGA
- a CDS encoding ATP-binding cassette domain-containing protein, with the protein MIETQALTKRFGQMDAVRDVTFTAAPGRVTGFLGMNGSGKTTTLRMLLGLSRPTSGRALINGQRYRDLTDPLRQVGAVLEQGLMHPGQTGRGHLHTQALLGGVGKQRTEHLLEYVGLADAATMRTGDYSLGMRQRLAVATALLGEPPVLVLDEPANGLDPSGMAWLRGLLRDHAAAGGTVLISSHLLAELELLIDDVVIIAGGRVRLAEPLSFESHLRVRGRDPHRLWQAFEQVGATVRTDGSVLFVTGISPEDAGELALHVQVPLYELTVETPSLEKLFLDLAAAA; encoded by the coding sequence ATGATCGAGACCCAGGCGCTGACGAAACGGTTCGGCCAGATGGACGCCGTACGGGACGTGACCTTCACGGCCGCCCCCGGGCGCGTCACCGGCTTCCTCGGCATGAACGGCTCGGGCAAGACGACCACCCTGCGCATGCTGCTCGGGCTGAGCCGGCCCACTTCCGGCCGCGCGCTGATCAACGGGCAGCGCTACCGCGACCTGACCGATCCGCTGCGGCAGGTCGGCGCCGTGCTCGAACAGGGCCTGATGCACCCCGGGCAGACCGGGCGGGGCCACCTGCACACCCAGGCCCTGCTGGGCGGGGTCGGCAAGCAGCGCACCGAGCACCTGCTGGAATACGTGGGCCTGGCCGACGCCGCGACCATGCGCACCGGCGACTACTCGCTGGGCATGCGGCAGCGGCTCGCGGTGGCCACGGCCCTGCTCGGCGAGCCGCCCGTGCTGGTGCTGGACGAACCGGCCAACGGCCTCGACCCGTCCGGCATGGCCTGGCTGCGCGGGCTGCTGCGCGACCACGCCGCGGCGGGCGGCACCGTGCTCATCTCCAGCCACCTGCTGGCCGAGCTCGAGCTGCTGATCGACGACGTCGTGATCATCGCCGGCGGCCGGGTCAGGCTGGCCGAGCCGTTGTCGTTCGAGTCCCATTTGCGCGTACGGGGGCGGGACCCGCACCGCTTGTGGCAGGCGTTCGAGCAGGTGGGCGCAACGGTGCGAACCGACGGGAGCGTGCTGTTCGTGACCGGGATCAGCCCCGAGGACGCCGGCGAGCTCGCTTTGCACGTCCAAGTTCCCCTGTACGAGCTGACGGTGGAGACGCCGAGCCTGGAGAAGCTGTTCCTCGACCTGGCGGCCGCCGCATGA
- a CDS encoding NAD(P)/FAD-dependent oxidoreductase produces the protein MTDIIVLGAGYAGLATATNLAGRTRKTPGVRITLINASSRFTERLRLHSTAAGHATADFDIAGLAATAGLTFLPGWVTAVDADARTVRVDDERTLHFDTLVWALGSTADTSDVPGAAEHAYTLDSLADAQSLAARLSDLRTGTVLVCGTGLTGVETAAEIAESHPHLTVHLRGRDEPGATLTPKARSCLRAALTRLRVRVETGADIVEVLPDDADVIVWTAGTRVSPLAAAAGLAVDERGRIVTDPVLRSTSHPHVYAVGDAAAVRQRYGVLHGTCQGGMPTGVHAALSIARELDGREPRPFRFGYYHTPISLGRRDAIVQFTHPDDSPRRGYLTGRAAVRYKETVSASPWPTFARMVRHPGSASWWPRGGRFTR, from the coding sequence ATGACTGACATCATCGTGCTCGGCGCAGGCTACGCCGGCCTGGCCACCGCCACCAACCTGGCCGGCCGCACCCGTAAGACCCCGGGCGTCCGCATCACCCTGATCAATGCATCGTCCCGCTTCACCGAGCGTTTGCGCCTGCACTCCACCGCGGCCGGCCACGCCACGGCCGACTTCGACATCGCCGGGCTCGCCGCCACCGCAGGTCTCACCTTCCTCCCCGGCTGGGTCACCGCGGTGGACGCCGACGCGCGTACCGTCCGAGTCGACGACGAGCGCACCCTCCACTTCGACACGCTGGTCTGGGCGCTGGGCAGCACGGCCGACACGAGCGACGTGCCCGGGGCGGCCGAGCACGCGTACACGCTCGACAGCCTGGCCGATGCGCAGTCCCTGGCCGCGCGTCTGAGCGACCTGAGGACCGGCACGGTTCTGGTCTGCGGCACGGGCCTGACCGGCGTCGAGACGGCCGCCGAGATCGCCGAGAGCCACCCCCACCTGACCGTCCACCTGCGCGGCCGCGACGAGCCGGGTGCGACGCTGACCCCCAAGGCCCGGTCCTGTCTTCGGGCCGCGTTGACCCGTTTGCGCGTACGGGTGGAAACCGGCGCCGACATCGTCGAGGTGCTCCCGGACGACGCCGACGTGATTGTCTGGACGGCCGGGACCCGGGTCTCGCCGTTGGCCGCCGCGGCGGGGCTCGCGGTCGATGAGCGCGGCCGCATCGTCACCGACCCGGTTCTGCGATCGACGTCCCACCCCCATGTGTACGCCGTAGGGGACGCCGCCGCCGTCCGGCAGCGCTACGGGGTCCTGCACGGCACGTGTCAGGGTGGGATGCCGACCGGGGTCCACGCCGCGCTGTCGATCGCCCGCGAGCTGGACGGCCGGGAGCCGCGGCCGTTCCGGTTCGGCTACTACCACACGCCGATCAGCCTGGGCCGCCGCGACGCGATCGTGCAGTTCACCCACCCCGACGACAGCCCGCGCCGCGGCTACCTGACCGGCCGCGCCGCCGTCCGGTACAAGGAGACGGTGAGCGCGTCGCCGTGGCCGACCTTCGCCCGCATGGTCAGACATCCGGGTTCGGCGTCGTGGTGGCCGCGCGGGGGCCGGTTCACCCGATGA
- the sigJ gene encoding RNA polymerase sigma factor SigJ, protein MSTFDQHRRLLFAVAYRILGSATDAEDAVQEAWLRWSAADRSEVADPKAYLARIVTRQALDQLRAARHERETYIGPWLPEPTEKDDISTALLVVLETLSPIERAVFVLKDIFDFPYGEIAAAVDRSEQAVRQSAHRAREHVRARRPRFRADQRHQRDVTDRFLAAAAGGDINGLLQVLAPDVTLWTDGGGKVRQARKPVSGAPRVAAWMAAVAGSPYEGIAPADMRAEVVELNGTAGVLFTGAGRVVATLTFDLDESGLIRAVYNVANPGKLRALRRG, encoded by the coding sequence ATGAGCACCTTCGATCAGCATCGGCGGCTGCTGTTCGCCGTCGCCTACCGCATCCTCGGCTCGGCCACCGACGCCGAGGACGCCGTGCAGGAGGCCTGGCTCAGGTGGTCGGCGGCGGACCGATCGGAGGTGGCCGACCCCAAGGCGTACCTGGCCCGCATCGTCACCCGTCAGGCCTTGGATCAGCTGCGGGCGGCCCGCCACGAGCGCGAGACGTACATCGGGCCGTGGCTGCCCGAGCCGACCGAGAAGGACGACATCTCCACGGCCCTGCTGGTCGTGCTGGAGACCCTGAGCCCGATCGAGCGCGCGGTGTTCGTCCTCAAGGACATCTTCGATTTCCCGTACGGGGAGATCGCGGCCGCCGTCGACCGGAGTGAGCAGGCGGTGCGCCAGTCCGCGCACCGGGCCCGCGAGCATGTGCGGGCGCGTCGGCCCCGGTTCCGCGCCGACCAGCGGCATCAGCGCGACGTCACCGACCGATTCCTGGCCGCGGCGGCCGGCGGCGACATCAACGGGCTCCTGCAGGTGCTCGCCCCCGACGTCACGCTCTGGACCGACGGCGGCGGCAAGGTCCGCCAAGCCCGCAAACCCGTCTCGGGCGCGCCGCGCGTGGCCGCCTGGATGGCCGCGGTCGCCGGTTCCCCGTACGAGGGAATCGCTCCGGCCGACATGCGCGCCGAGGTGGTCGAGCTCAACGGGACGGCGGGCGTGCTCTTCACCGGGGCCGGCCGCGTGGTGGCCACGCTGACGTTCGACCTCGACGAGAGCGGCCTGATCCGCGCCGTCTACAACGTGGCCAACCCCGGCAAGCTGCGCGCGCTCAGGCGTGGCTGA
- a CDS encoding TIGR03668 family PPOX class F420-dependent oxidoreductase: MTPAERFASVPVARLATAGPDGMPHLVPIVFAFAGERIVFAVDGKPKRSRALRRLANIAADPRVSVLADHYEQDWSRLWWVRADGTARIIERDDSYRTALQDRYPQYREIPPAGPFVEITVERWSEWVSHA, from the coding sequence GTGACCCCGGCCGAACGGTTCGCCTCCGTGCCCGTGGCCCGGCTGGCCACCGCCGGGCCGGACGGGATGCCGCACCTCGTGCCGATCGTGTTCGCGTTCGCCGGCGAGCGGATCGTCTTCGCGGTGGACGGCAAACCGAAACGGTCGCGGGCACTGCGGCGGCTGGCCAACATCGCGGCCGATCCGCGGGTCAGCGTGCTCGCCGACCACTACGAGCAGGACTGGTCGCGGCTGTGGTGGGTGCGCGCCGACGGCACGGCCCGGATCATCGAACGCGACGACTCGTACCGGACGGCTCTGCAGGACCGCTATCCGCAGTACCGCGAGATACCCCCGGCCGGGCCGTTCGTGGAGATCACGGTGGAGCGCTGGTCGGAGTGGGTCAGCCACGCCTGA
- a CDS encoding LLM class F420-dependent oxidoreductase, producing the protein MEFGVGYFPTHDGLRPGEIARRVEERGHSALFFAEHTHIPAARETPWPGGDRLPQKYWHTYDLFVALTAAAEATSRLRVGSGVCLVTERDPITTAKEVASVDHLSGGRFEFGVGLGWNREEMRNHGTDPRVRVPVMTERIQAMREIWRHDEATFHGRYVNFDRIWSWPKPAQRPHPPILIGGGGPTVLDRVLAYGDGWFPQWRDENVFERIVELRARADRYLQVQMLSVPPDPKALERCERAGIDRVSVWLPSGPWSIVEPALEKWEAAIGELTGR; encoded by the coding sequence ATGGAATTCGGTGTCGGTTACTTCCCCACGCACGACGGTCTGCGGCCCGGTGAGATCGCCCGGCGGGTCGAGGAGCGCGGGCACTCCGCGCTGTTCTTCGCCGAGCACACGCACATCCCGGCCGCCCGGGAGACGCCCTGGCCCGGCGGTGACCGGCTGCCGCAGAAGTACTGGCACACCTACGACCTGTTCGTGGCGCTGACCGCGGCGGCCGAGGCGACCAGCCGGCTGCGGGTGGGCAGCGGCGTCTGCCTGGTCACCGAGCGCGACCCGATCACGACCGCGAAGGAGGTCGCCAGCGTCGACCATCTCAGCGGCGGGCGGTTCGAGTTCGGTGTCGGGCTGGGCTGGAACCGCGAGGAGATGCGCAACCACGGAACCGATCCCCGCGTACGGGTTCCGGTCATGACGGAGCGCATCCAGGCCATGCGCGAGATCTGGCGCCACGACGAGGCGACCTTCCACGGCCGGTACGTGAACTTCGACCGGATCTGGTCGTGGCCCAAGCCGGCCCAGCGCCCGCACCCGCCCATCCTGATCGGGGGTGGCGGCCCGACCGTGCTCGACCGGGTGCTCGCGTACGGCGACGGCTGGTTCCCGCAGTGGCGCGACGAGAACGTGTTCGAGCGGATCGTCGAGCTGCGCGCCCGCGCCGACCGTTACCTGCAGGTACAGATGCTCAGCGTGCCGCCCGACCCGAAGGCCCTGGAACGCTGCGAGCGGGCCGGGATCGACCGGGTGTCGGTGTGGCTGCCGTCCGGGCCGTGGAGCATCGTCGAGCCCGCCCTCGAGAAGTGGGAGGCGGCCATCGGCGAGCTGACCGGGCGGTGA